From the Paenibacillus sp. MMS20-IR301 genome, the window ATCTCCGTGGCTGAAGGCAACCCGTTATCCTTCACGCAGGAGGATGTAGTGATTAACGGCTGGTCAATTGAATGCCGGATCAACGCCGAAGACCCTGAACGCAATTTCATGCCGTCTCCGGGCAAAATCGGCTTCTACCTGCCGCCGGGCGGACTGGGTGTGCGGGTGGACAGCGCTGCTTATCCGGGCTATTCGATTTCACCGTTTTATGACTCGATGATCGCCAAGCTGATTGTCTGGGCGCCGACACGGCTAGAGGCGGTTGCCAAGATGAAGCGGGCACTGGCCGAATTCGCCGTGGAAGGTATACATACAACGATTCCTTTCCATCAGAAACTGCTTACGCATCCGGTGTTTCTGGACGGTAATTTCGATATCAAGTTCCTGGAAGAGTATGAAATTTAGGACGGCCTTGCATTGTTTGTCATAAAGTTCGCCAAATGATATAGTATGTTTAATAAGAGACAGAGACTAGCTGCCCTCTTGAAAGGCCAGAATAATTTTTTGCTGGAAAGGTGTGAAGTCTAAGATGAGTACATTGCCGACAGAATTCGAACGTACGGAAATCGGTGAAATCCAGATCGCTCCTGAAGTGATCGAGGTTATTGCAGGTTTGGCAACCGTAGAGGTTAAGGGCGTAGCGGGAATGAGCGGCGGTTTCGCCGGTGGAATTGTGGAGCTTCTCGGACGCAAGAACCTGTCTAAGGGAGTCAAGGTTGAGGTAGGCCAGCGTGAAGCCGCTGTGGATGTATCCGTAATCATTGAATACGGCAACCGGCTTCCGGAAGTGGCTGCTGAGATTCAGCGCAACGTGAAGCGTTCTATTGAGACCATGACCGGTCTGACTGTTGTGGAAGTGAACGTGCACATTCATGATGTGCAGTTCAGAAACAACGCAAGCGTTGACAAGAGCGAAGATACGGAAGCGGTTCTCCGCGTGAAGTAAGGGTCTTATGTTTGCCATGAACCCCCGGGCCGTACGCCGAGGGTTTACCAAATATGTTAATAATTCATATGTTTTGAGGCCCCCGCAAAGTACCTGAGTAGCCATCGAAGCTAAGGCACCACTTTGTGGGGATTTTTATAAAGATAAGAATTTATATGCTTCGCGCAATAAATATTCCTTATCTTTCCCGCTGAAACGGATACCGTCCTCTTTAGGACGGTGTAGCCGTTTCTACTTGTTAAGGAGGTAATGAGACTCGTGGCCAAAATTCTGGACAGGCTTTTGCTGTTACTATACAGCTTAAGTGTTGGAATTCTATCTGTAATTGCCATCCTCCTCTTAAGCGGTGCGGTTCCTGATTCCTTTGAGATTCAGGAGGGGCCTGCGGCCTATATCGCTGCAATCACCGTAGCGGTAATACTGTTCCTGCTGAGTATCCGTTTCTTCTACATTTCCCTGCGCCGTGACCGGGCTTCCCTGCCGTCTGTTGATCAGCGTACGGAATACGGGGATATTCAAATCTCTATGGAGACGATTGAGAACCTGAGTCTGAAGGCAGCCGGCAAGGTGAAAGGGATCCGTGATCTGAAGTCGCGCATCCGCGTTTCGCAGGCCGGTCTTGAGATCATGATCCGCGCAGTAGTGGACGGCGAGCATTCCCTGCCTCTGCTGACTACGGAAATCCAGCGCCAGGTGCATGATTTCGTGCAGGAAACCACCGGAATTCCGGTGGCGGATGTATCCGTATATGTTGCTAACCTCACACAGTCACCAAGCTTCAAAAGTCGAGTGGAATAGAGGTGGGTTTCCCTTATGCCTTGGAGAGAAGTATGGGGAAGTCACGGGGGGAGAATTGCCGGAGTTGCCTTCGGCGCTGTTCTCGGATTGATTTATTTG encodes:
- a CDS encoding Asp23/Gls24 family envelope stress response protein, giving the protein MSTLPTEFERTEIGEIQIAPEVIEVIAGLATVEVKGVAGMSGGFAGGIVELLGRKNLSKGVKVEVGQREAAVDVSVIIEYGNRLPEVAAEIQRNVKRSIETMTGLTVVEVNVHIHDVQFRNNASVDKSEDTEAVLRVK
- the amaP gene encoding alkaline shock response membrane anchor protein AmaP, which gives rise to MAKILDRLLLLLYSLSVGILSVIAILLLSGAVPDSFEIQEGPAAYIAAITVAVILFLLSIRFFYISLRRDRASLPSVDQRTEYGDIQISMETIENLSLKAAGKVKGIRDLKSRIRVSQAGLEIMIRAVVDGEHSLPLLTTEIQRQVHDFVQETTGIPVADVSVYVANLTQSPSFKSRVE